From the Pyxidicoccus trucidator genome, one window contains:
- a CDS encoding PP2C family protein-serine/threonine phosphatase: MSSTNTRLNPPPPNDDAPDSAPPPAERTGTQELTGNRESTATRLTGPMGLGRAEATSTLIAPLEAGELPNVAAIKGLRLDQVLLLTTGVLVVAIVGLLAALSVASTQSQFEETALRSKDRIQDQARELGQTVGQTIALTSATNLRDNNYAFLEEVAGSIVKTNPNILRVQIFDPDGVRMADSEKGTEKEAAGNSPARVAERRLVSAFYQGQPISEIQEPIDYGSSSGKGLVVISYSLGGLQKQLAALEEDKRDTVRANTMRMLGLGLGFVVLAGALVAFQSRRITRPLGMLTGKVMQLAAGDLGARAGTARGAGREVVTLGVVFNHMAERIKVLLDDVRAKAQLEREVSLARTVQETLLPGRDAVQVGPVRIAGLVVTADACGGDWWFRASLDAQRVVIGIGDVTGHGLSTALVATSATSGFASAMTLREPSQVSAQLLITSLNVTLANVGRGEHQMSSALAILDVSNGHIDYAAGAHPSPLVFNRNSGQVASLPARGPLLGANVSSQFTSRQAQLRPGDVVVWYTDGLTEARDAAGKLYGTQRLAAAVQANAHLSAEALRDALLADARAFSAGQPQRDDITVVVAEFSPVA; this comes from the coding sequence TTGTCCAGCACGAACACGCGTCTGAACCCCCCACCGCCGAACGATGACGCTCCGGACTCCGCGCCGCCGCCCGCCGAGCGGACGGGTACCCAGGAGCTCACCGGGAATCGCGAGTCCACCGCCACGCGACTCACGGGCCCCATGGGCCTGGGGCGGGCGGAGGCCACCAGCACCCTCATCGCCCCGCTGGAGGCCGGTGAGCTGCCCAACGTGGCGGCCATCAAGGGCCTCCGGTTGGACCAGGTCCTCCTGCTCACCACCGGTGTGCTGGTGGTGGCCATCGTCGGCCTGCTGGCGGCGCTGTCGGTCGCCTCGACGCAGTCCCAGTTCGAGGAGACGGCGCTCCGCTCCAAGGACCGCATCCAGGACCAGGCCCGCGAGCTGGGCCAGACGGTGGGGCAGACCATTGCCCTCACCTCCGCCACCAACCTGCGCGACAACAACTACGCCTTCCTCGAAGAGGTGGCGGGCTCCATCGTCAAGACCAACCCCAACATCCTCCGCGTCCAGATTTTCGACCCGGACGGGGTGCGGATGGCGGACAGCGAGAAGGGCACGGAGAAGGAGGCCGCCGGGAACAGCCCGGCGCGCGTCGCGGAGCGGCGGCTGGTGAGCGCCTTCTACCAGGGGCAGCCCATCTCCGAAATCCAGGAGCCCATCGACTACGGCTCCAGCAGCGGCAAGGGCCTGGTCGTCATCAGCTACTCGCTGGGCGGGCTCCAGAAGCAGCTGGCGGCGCTGGAAGAGGACAAGCGCGACACGGTGCGCGCCAACACGATGCGCATGCTCGGCCTGGGGCTGGGCTTCGTGGTGCTCGCGGGCGCGCTCGTCGCGTTCCAGAGCCGGCGCATCACCCGGCCCCTGGGCATGCTGACGGGCAAGGTGATGCAGCTGGCCGCCGGAGACCTGGGCGCCCGCGCGGGCACGGCCCGGGGCGCGGGCCGCGAGGTGGTGACGCTGGGCGTGGTGTTCAACCACATGGCGGAGCGCATCAAGGTCCTGCTGGACGACGTGCGCGCCAAGGCCCAGCTGGAGCGCGAGGTGTCGCTCGCCCGCACCGTGCAGGAGACGCTGCTGCCCGGCCGTGACGCCGTGCAGGTGGGGCCGGTGCGCATCGCCGGCCTCGTCGTCACCGCGGATGCGTGCGGCGGCGACTGGTGGTTCCGCGCCTCGCTGGACGCGCAGCGGGTGGTCATCGGCATCGGCGACGTGACGGGCCATGGCCTGTCCACCGCGCTGGTGGCCACCAGCGCCACCAGCGGCTTCGCGTCCGCGATGACGCTGCGCGAGCCCTCGCAGGTGAGCGCGCAGCTGCTCATCACCTCCCTCAACGTCACGCTGGCCAACGTGGGGCGCGGCGAGCACCAGATGTCCAGCGCCCTGGCCATCCTCGACGTGTCCAACGGCCACATCGACTACGCGGCAGGCGCGCACCCCAGCCCCCTGGTGTTCAACCGGAACAGCGGGCAGGTGGCCTCGCTGCCGGCGCGCGGGCCGCTGCTGGGTGCCAACGTGTCCTCGCAGTTCACCTCGCGCCAGGCGCAGCTGCGCCCCGGTGACGTGGTGGTCTGGTACACGGACGGCCTCACCGAGGCGCGCGACGCCGCGGGCAAGCTCTACGGCACCCAGCGCCTCGCCGCCGCCGTGCAGGCCAACGCCCACCTGTCCGCGGAGGCGCTGCGTGACGCGCTGCTCGCGGACGCACGCGCCTTCAGCGCCGGCCAGCCGCAGAGAGACGACATCACCGTCGTCGTGGCCGAGTTCAGCCCCGTCGCCTGA
- a CDS encoding M50 family metallopeptidase produces MRPHFHVAGIPVHVHLFFFLIALAAGWGLVDAPARLALWVAIVFGSVLLHELGHALAFRRYGCPAAIELHGMGGTTTGRDAERLTHRQSAWVSFAGPGMGFLLGALVWGLSRFTPLGQQGGLVGEAVRQLLWVNVGWGLFNLLPLQPLDGGHLLASAVRARSGYRYERVLHGIGIVTALGVLALAVLWNQPWMGLLALLFGVMNFEQLRQLPKEVRVPRAAAPPRRRVSPRREPDTASVSVEQLLGEPRDAPRVAARRAPASLRELEEDEPEGPHDPALVGAMLLESGLAAMAVRPLQSAFADSPSPDTGHALVVALLETGRFTELEALLAGPRATHLSDDTLTLISERAGATGHVTLAARAGALRHRDNF; encoded by the coding sequence ATGCGGCCCCACTTCCACGTGGCGGGCATCCCGGTCCACGTCCACCTGTTCTTCTTCCTCATCGCGCTCGCCGCGGGCTGGGGCCTGGTCGACGCGCCCGCTCGGCTGGCGCTGTGGGTGGCCATCGTCTTCGGCTCCGTGCTGCTCCACGAGCTGGGCCATGCGCTGGCCTTCCGCCGCTACGGCTGCCCCGCGGCCATCGAGCTGCACGGCATGGGCGGCACCACCACGGGCCGGGACGCCGAGCGGCTCACGCATCGTCAGTCCGCGTGGGTGAGCTTCGCCGGACCGGGGATGGGGTTCCTGCTGGGAGCCCTCGTCTGGGGCCTGTCCCGCTTCACCCCGCTGGGCCAGCAGGGCGGGCTCGTGGGTGAGGCGGTGCGCCAGTTGCTGTGGGTCAACGTTGGCTGGGGCCTGTTCAACCTGCTGCCGCTGCAGCCGTTGGACGGTGGCCACCTGCTGGCCTCGGCGGTGCGTGCGCGGAGCGGCTACCGCTACGAGCGCGTGCTGCACGGCATCGGCATCGTCACGGCGCTCGGCGTGCTGGCCCTGGCCGTCCTGTGGAACCAGCCGTGGATGGGGCTGCTGGCGCTGCTCTTCGGGGTGATGAACTTCGAGCAGCTTCGCCAGCTTCCGAAGGAGGTCCGCGTCCCGCGCGCCGCCGCCCCACCCCGGCGCCGGGTGTCCCCACGGCGTGAGCCGGACACCGCCTCCGTCTCCGTGGAGCAACTGCTGGGGGAGCCACGGGACGCCCCTCGCGTCGCGGCGCGCCGCGCCCCCGCGTCCCTGCGAGAGCTGGAGGAGGACGAGCCCGAGGGGCCGCATGACCCCGCGCTGGTGGGAGCCATGCTGCTGGAGAGCGGACTGGCGGCGATGGCGGTGCGGCCACTCCAGTCCGCCTTCGCGGACTCGCCCTCACCGGACACCGGCCATGCGCTCGTCGTCGCGCTGCTGGAGACGGGACGCTTCACGGAGCTCGAAGCGCTGCTCGCCGGCCCGCGTGCCACGCACCTGTCCGACGACACCCTGACCCTCATCTCCGAGCGGGCGGGCGCCACGGGCCACGTCACGCTCGCGGCACGTGCCGGAGCGCTGCGTCACCGAGACAATTTCTAA
- a CDS encoding thiamine pyrophosphate-dependent dehydrogenase E1 component subunit alpha has product MSRPQLIKEASAPLQLDKELLLRIHDLMVKTRALEERLIQMYKQGHGYFWIGGPGEEAFNVPLGMLMKKGQGPAYDYLHAHYRQSGTILALGEEPIGALRQMKNTATDPYSGGRNFAGHFSLRKYNVAPVSSPIEVQYAVAPGTAMAQKRHGGDGITIVTGGDAGTAEGDFASCLVWSSRPANPLPILIIVTNNKWGISTSGDGQHGEQRISDRAKAFGITAKTINGNDPVEAYTELKKAMEYVRKERKPYFIEAMVSRLYGHSSASGANYVGDEVDCLKQFEARLEQDGIISRQQMDDLRNRYTEDMAAAARLVRDEPQPDPDSIWKHVYAEDK; this is encoded by the coding sequence GTGTCCCGTCCCCAGCTCATCAAAGAAGCGTCCGCGCCGCTCCAGCTCGACAAGGAGCTGCTGCTTCGCATTCACGACCTGATGGTCAAAACGCGCGCTCTCGAAGAGCGCCTCATCCAGATGTACAAGCAGGGCCACGGCTACTTCTGGATTGGCGGCCCCGGCGAGGAGGCGTTCAACGTCCCCCTGGGCATGCTGATGAAGAAGGGGCAGGGCCCGGCGTACGACTACCTGCATGCCCACTACCGCCAGTCCGGCACCATCCTCGCCCTCGGCGAGGAGCCCATTGGCGCGCTGCGGCAGATGAAGAACACGGCCACGGACCCCTACTCCGGCGGCCGCAACTTCGCGGGCCACTTCTCGCTGCGGAAGTACAACGTGGCGCCCGTCTCCTCGCCCATCGAGGTCCAGTACGCCGTCGCTCCGGGCACGGCCATGGCGCAGAAGCGCCACGGCGGTGACGGCATCACCATCGTCACCGGCGGTGACGCGGGCACGGCCGAGGGCGATTTCGCCTCGTGCCTGGTGTGGAGCAGCCGCCCCGCCAACCCGCTGCCCATCCTCATCATCGTCACCAACAACAAGTGGGGCATCTCCACGTCGGGAGACGGCCAGCACGGCGAGCAGCGCATCAGCGACCGCGCCAAGGCGTTCGGCATCACCGCGAAGACCATCAACGGGAATGACCCCGTCGAGGCCTACACGGAGCTGAAGAAGGCCATGGAGTACGTGCGCAAGGAGCGCAAGCCCTACTTCATCGAGGCCATGGTGTCGCGCCTGTACGGGCACTCCTCCGCCTCCGGCGCCAACTACGTGGGCGACGAGGTGGACTGCCTCAAGCAGTTCGAAGCACGGCTGGAGCAGGACGGCATCATCTCCCGTCAGCAGATGGACGACCTGCGCAACCGCTACACCGAGGACATGGCCGCCGCCGCCCGCCTGGTGCGCGACGAGCCCCAGCCTGACCCCGACTCCATCTGGAAGCACGTCTACGCGGAGGACAAGTAA
- a CDS encoding alpha-ketoacid dehydrogenase subunit beta, whose protein sequence is MANMAQAIRMALHYAEENLGVTDIFGEDVGMPLGGVFTCTQGLKTTWNSPLDERGIIGAAMGIAMGGGRPVAEIQFCDYVYNTIDLLKLAGNTCWSTNGDWNLPMVVRTPVGSGIRGSIYHSHSFDATMTHIPGWKVVMPSTPLDAYGLLITACKEQNPVMFLEPKALLRVKGEERIPGEPDDDRALSKMIDAPLGDRTQWKPQWPELEAYAVPFGKGKRVREGSHLTVVSYGRTLPLCAKAAAELANDGISAEVIDLRSLWPYDWELIKESVQKTGRVLFVNEDTEVTNFGEHLMRRTVEELFYSLLAPPRLLAGKFLPGIGLADGLEMASVPQQHDVTAAIRSLAAEQP, encoded by the coding sequence ATGGCCAACATGGCACAGGCCATCCGAATGGCCCTGCACTACGCCGAGGAGAACCTCGGTGTGACGGACATCTTCGGCGAGGACGTGGGCATGCCCCTGGGCGGCGTGTTCACCTGCACCCAGGGCCTGAAGACGACGTGGAACTCCCCTCTCGATGAGCGCGGCATCATCGGCGCCGCCATGGGCATCGCCATGGGCGGTGGCCGGCCCGTCGCGGAGATCCAGTTCTGCGACTACGTCTACAACACCATCGACCTGCTCAAGCTGGCGGGCAACACCTGCTGGTCCACCAACGGCGACTGGAACCTGCCCATGGTGGTGCGCACGCCGGTGGGCAGCGGCATCCGCGGGTCCATCTACCACTCGCACTCCTTCGACGCGACGATGACCCACATTCCCGGCTGGAAGGTGGTCATGCCCTCCACGCCGCTGGACGCGTACGGGCTGCTCATCACCGCGTGCAAGGAGCAGAACCCGGTCATGTTCCTGGAGCCCAAGGCGCTGCTGCGCGTGAAGGGCGAGGAGCGCATCCCCGGCGAGCCGGACGATGACCGCGCGCTGTCGAAGATGATTGATGCCCCGCTGGGAGACCGCACCCAGTGGAAGCCGCAGTGGCCCGAGCTGGAGGCCTACGCGGTGCCCTTCGGCAAGGGCAAGCGGGTGCGCGAGGGCTCGCACCTCACCGTGGTCAGCTACGGCCGCACCCTGCCCCTGTGCGCGAAGGCCGCCGCCGAGCTCGCGAACGACGGCATCAGCGCCGAGGTCATCGACCTGCGCTCGCTGTGGCCGTATGACTGGGAGCTCATCAAGGAGTCCGTCCAGAAGACGGGCCGCGTCCTCTTCGTCAACGAGGACACCGAGGTGACGAACTTCGGCGAGCACCTGATGCGCCGCACCGTCGAGGAGCTGTTCTACTCCCTGCTGGCGCCGCCCCGGCTGCTGGCCGGCAAGTTCCTCCCCGGCATCGGCCTGGCGGACGGCCTGGAGATGGCCTCGGTGCCCCAGCAGCACGACGTCACCGCCGCCATCCGCTCGCTCGCGGCCGAGCAGCCGTAA
- a CDS encoding GNAT family N-acetyltransferase, with the protein MSQPIVRTVSPSVGADAPAFRIRRARRGDAEAMALLLRELGYPQGTDQQTVHWVVSHPEIEIFVAGDPQDRPVGMISFSHRPQLRLRGRVATVDELVVTETWRRRGVGRGLIRQILERCKVLSVKQLQLVSPMASTPETRSFYAACGFSEIDSGVFRHLETESQR; encoded by the coding sequence TTGTCCCAACCAATCGTCCGTACCGTCAGCCCGTCCGTTGGCGCCGATGCGCCCGCCTTCCGCATCCGTCGCGCCCGTCGGGGCGACGCCGAAGCCATGGCGTTGCTCCTGCGCGAGCTGGGCTATCCCCAGGGCACGGACCAGCAAACGGTCCACTGGGTCGTCAGCCATCCGGAGATTGAAATCTTCGTCGCCGGGGACCCGCAGGACCGGCCCGTGGGCATGATTTCCTTCTCCCACCGGCCGCAGCTGCGCCTGCGCGGGCGCGTGGCCACCGTGGACGAGCTGGTGGTGACGGAGACGTGGCGCCGGCGCGGCGTGGGCCGGGGGCTCATCAGGCAGATTCTGGAGCGCTGCAAGGTGCTGAGCGTCAAGCAGCTCCAGCTCGTCTCGCCCATGGCCAGCACGCCCGAGACGCGCAGCTTCTACGCCGCCTGTGGCTTCTCCGAGATTGACTCGGGCGTGTTCCGCCACCTGGAGACGGAGAGCCAGCGCTAG
- a CDS encoding TIGR02266 family protein: MTTKAADDMDGGDLSAYANRRSDERVAARFEVRFAQVQDAARALRAYSLNISAGGLCLRTRKAYDVGAQVRLSMAIEGEEFHLNGIIAWVRDEAEAIGVRFTDMPDEDRARLQRVVDSFKR, encoded by the coding sequence ATGACAACCAAGGCGGCGGATGACATGGATGGCGGGGACTTGAGCGCATACGCGAACCGGCGCTCGGACGAGCGCGTCGCCGCTCGGTTCGAGGTCCGCTTCGCGCAGGTCCAGGACGCGGCACGGGCGCTGCGGGCCTACTCGCTCAACATCTCCGCGGGTGGGTTGTGCCTGCGCACGCGCAAGGCCTACGACGTGGGCGCCCAGGTGCGCCTGTCCATGGCGATTGAGGGCGAGGAGTTCCACCTCAACGGCATCATCGCCTGGGTGCGCGACGAGGCGGAGGCCATCGGCGTGCGCTTCACGGACATGCCGGACGAGGACCGCGCCCGGCTCCAGCGCGTGGTGGACAGCTTCAAGCGGTAG
- a CDS encoding SGNH/GDSL hydrolase family protein, whose protein sequence is MRLWRAWLGVLVCAGSALLACADSTTGELPVEPPPTDMSEPASVESSSPEESLEVAPALVLNDERRVRATPPPAPAPPGNSFQPGFHQALRWSHSVGGITTFRLRIPVAREGGRLRVTFRSGDGNLTLQRATVAKAGTDGALASMPVSLTFGGKTGFTVGARTHVTSDPVDFPVSFRDDLAISFEVRGALGASAIDAFPGSSARSGAYSAVPAALGGAAFERAVGVATVDVEGPTGRAFVALGDSITEGYMDMKNDARNAWPALVEAQLGVPVVNSGVSGQGFYDALEFLDGEVLTLEGITDCILLLGTNDLGEDGALGQLQARMLRMVERLRPFCRVWVSTLLPKEKSNHSPYAVVKSQRVSFNDWLRQGGTGADLIDLESVTRRPDNVHLFLEGLVADGIHPNAEGHKVMATEVVRTLRERGEL, encoded by the coding sequence ATGCGACTGTGGCGGGCGTGGCTCGGGGTCCTGGTGTGCGCGGGGAGTGCGCTGCTGGCGTGTGCGGACAGCACCACCGGAGAGCTCCCGGTGGAACCACCTCCAACGGACATGAGCGAGCCCGCGTCCGTGGAGTCCTCCTCACCGGAAGAGTCGCTGGAAGTGGCCCCCGCACTGGTGTTGAACGATGAACGCCGGGTGCGGGCCACGCCTCCTCCGGCACCGGCTCCGCCGGGCAACTCGTTCCAGCCCGGCTTCCACCAGGCGCTGCGCTGGTCTCACAGCGTGGGGGGCATCACCACGTTCCGCCTGCGCATCCCCGTGGCGCGCGAAGGCGGGCGGCTGCGGGTGACGTTCCGCTCGGGAGACGGAAACCTGACACTGCAGCGGGCCACGGTGGCGAAGGCGGGCACGGACGGGGCGCTGGCGTCCATGCCGGTGTCGCTCACCTTCGGCGGGAAGACGGGCTTCACCGTGGGGGCGCGCACGCACGTGACGTCGGACCCGGTGGACTTCCCGGTGTCGTTCCGCGACGACCTGGCCATCAGCTTCGAGGTCCGGGGCGCGCTGGGGGCGAGCGCCATCGACGCCTTCCCCGGCAGCTCCGCGCGCTCCGGCGCCTACTCCGCGGTGCCGGCGGCCCTCGGAGGCGCGGCCTTCGAGCGCGCCGTGGGCGTGGCCACGGTGGACGTGGAGGGCCCCACGGGGCGGGCCTTCGTGGCGCTCGGGGACAGCATCACCGAGGGCTACATGGACATGAAGAACGACGCGCGGAATGCGTGGCCGGCGCTGGTGGAGGCCCAGCTCGGCGTGCCGGTGGTGAACTCGGGCGTCAGCGGCCAGGGCTTCTACGACGCGCTGGAGTTCCTCGACGGCGAGGTGCTGACACTCGAAGGCATCACCGACTGCATCCTCCTGCTGGGCACCAATGACCTGGGCGAGGACGGAGCGCTGGGGCAGCTCCAGGCCCGGATGCTGCGGATGGTGGAGCGGCTGCGGCCCTTCTGCCGCGTCTGGGTGAGCACCCTGCTGCCCAAGGAGAAGTCGAACCACAGCCCCTACGCGGTGGTGAAGTCCCAGCGGGTGTCCTTCAACGACTGGCTGCGCCAGGGCGGCACCGGGGCGGACCTCATCGACCTGGAGTCGGTGACGCGCCGGCCCGACAACGTGCACCTCTTCCTGGAAGGGCTGGTCGCCGACGGCATCCACCCCAACGCCGAGGGCCACAAGGTCATGGCCACGGAAGTGGTGCGCACCCTGCGCGAGCGGGGCGAGCTGTAG
- a CDS encoding phosphoenolpyruvate carboxylase, with protein MPRLRSLDQPLRRDVRLLGRLLGEVLVEQEGQVLFDLEEEVRRLAIQRRRGPVAGRRAAAAELAEVLERLPLERAEPVLRAFSVYFQLVNLAEQHHRIRRARLHAGAAASKPQRGSLEATLLSLKASGVPAERVREALRTLRVTLTLTAHPTQAVRRTLLEKLYRMAGLLEERDRCELTPRESADNLESLREEITTLWQTDELRRERPTVGDEVKNVLWYVEEVLAEQLSLMPEVLDWAFERAYGEPLGAVDSPVRVHSWVGGDMDGNPLVTPEVFADTLRAHRARGLRLLLHELERLGGRLSQSARHARLSPELEASLARDAAELPEAERRQGPRTTGEPWRHKLRFMEERLRRALDYVTAQRTGAAGTMPEGAYRTPEALLADLDLLARSLEEAKGERAGLRQVRRLREQVLALGLSLTELEARVPAEDAVSAAASLDGGPPPSEGGARLLAVLARLREAQAESGEPACRTLILSMASTAEDVLAAFRCVRHAGLWDAKRGCATVDVVPLFEQLGALDSGPDVLRTLFAHAEYRRHLDARGVQEVMVGYSDSGKEVGLLAASAALQRAQVALTETARAAGVPLRLFHGRGESVARGGGPAQEAILALPPGAVAGGYKATEQGEALDHKYARPELARRTLELVLGGVLLHTLDAQPRPAPEDESTFRAVFDTLAETGRREYRALVWEDPKFLELFTAATPVEEIASLPIGSRPSKRKAGGLETLRAIPWVFAWTQNRAIIPGWYGVGSALEAYGKEEGGAATLKRMYREWPFFRAVIDNVTMVLAKSDMAIAGRYAKLAPASTRALWRRIQQEHRRTRKQVKRLTGELRLLDNNPQLQRSISLRNPYVDPMSFLQVELLKRKREGQPECDRPLLLTLNGIAAGMRNTG; from the coding sequence ATGCCCCGACTGCGCTCTCTGGACCAGCCTCTCCGTCGTGATGTCCGCCTGCTTGGCAGGCTCCTGGGGGAGGTACTCGTCGAGCAGGAAGGCCAGGTGCTGTTCGACCTGGAGGAAGAGGTGCGGCGCCTGGCGATTCAGCGCCGACGCGGGCCGGTGGCGGGCCGGCGGGCGGCGGCGGCGGAGCTGGCCGAGGTGCTGGAGCGCCTGCCGCTGGAGCGGGCCGAGCCGGTGCTGCGCGCCTTCTCCGTCTACTTCCAGCTCGTCAACCTGGCAGAGCAGCACCACCGCATCCGCCGCGCGCGACTCCACGCGGGCGCCGCCGCGTCCAAGCCCCAGCGTGGCTCGCTGGAGGCGACGCTCCTGAGCCTCAAGGCGTCCGGCGTGCCGGCGGAGCGCGTGCGCGAGGCCCTCCGCACCCTGCGCGTGACGCTCACGCTCACCGCGCACCCCACGCAGGCCGTGCGCCGCACGCTGCTGGAGAAGCTCTACCGCATGGCCGGCCTCCTGGAGGAGCGCGACAGGTGCGAGCTGACGCCCCGCGAGTCCGCCGACAATCTGGAGTCCCTGCGCGAGGAAATCACCACGCTGTGGCAGACGGACGAGCTGCGCCGCGAGCGCCCCACCGTCGGCGACGAGGTGAAGAACGTCCTCTGGTACGTGGAGGAGGTGCTCGCCGAGCAGCTGTCCCTCATGCCCGAGGTGCTGGACTGGGCCTTCGAGCGCGCCTATGGCGAGCCGCTCGGCGCGGTGGACTCGCCCGTACGCGTCCACTCCTGGGTGGGCGGGGACATGGACGGCAACCCGCTGGTGACGCCGGAGGTCTTCGCGGACACGCTGCGCGCGCACCGGGCCCGCGGCCTGCGCCTGCTGCTGCACGAGCTGGAGCGGCTGGGCGGCCGGCTGTCCCAGTCGGCGCGGCACGCGAGGCTGTCTCCGGAGCTGGAGGCGTCCCTCGCGCGTGACGCGGCGGAGCTGCCCGAGGCGGAGCGCCGCCAGGGCCCGCGCACCACCGGCGAGCCTTGGCGCCACAAGCTGCGCTTCATGGAGGAACGGCTGCGGCGCGCGCTGGACTATGTGACGGCGCAGCGGACGGGCGCGGCCGGGACGATGCCCGAGGGCGCCTACCGCACTCCCGAGGCGCTGCTCGCGGACCTGGACCTGCTGGCGCGCTCGCTGGAGGAGGCGAAGGGGGAGCGCGCGGGACTGCGGCAGGTGCGGCGGCTTCGGGAGCAGGTGCTCGCGCTGGGGCTGTCCCTCACGGAGCTGGAGGCCCGCGTACCGGCCGAGGACGCGGTGAGCGCGGCGGCCTCGCTGGATGGAGGGCCCCCACCGTCGGAGGGCGGAGCGCGGCTGCTCGCGGTGCTGGCGCGGCTGCGCGAGGCGCAGGCGGAGTCGGGTGAGCCGGCCTGCCGCACCCTCATCCTCAGCATGGCCAGCACCGCGGAGGACGTGCTCGCGGCGTTCCGCTGCGTGCGCCACGCGGGCCTGTGGGACGCGAAGCGCGGCTGTGCGACGGTGGACGTGGTGCCCCTCTTCGAGCAGCTCGGCGCGCTGGACTCGGGGCCGGACGTGCTGCGGACCCTCTTCGCCCACGCGGAGTACCGCCGGCACCTGGACGCGCGAGGCGTGCAGGAGGTCATGGTGGGGTACAGCGACTCCGGCAAGGAGGTGGGGCTGCTCGCGGCGAGCGCGGCGCTCCAGCGCGCGCAGGTGGCGCTCACGGAGACGGCGCGCGCCGCCGGGGTGCCGCTGCGCCTGTTCCACGGGCGCGGCGAGTCCGTGGCCCGCGGCGGAGGCCCCGCGCAGGAGGCCATCCTCGCGCTGCCCCCGGGTGCGGTGGCGGGCGGGTACAAGGCGACGGAGCAGGGCGAGGCGCTGGACCACAAGTACGCGCGCCCGGAGCTGGCGCGGCGCACGCTGGAGCTCGTCCTGGGCGGCGTGCTGCTGCACACGCTGGACGCGCAGCCGCGCCCGGCGCCGGAGGACGAGAGCACCTTCCGCGCCGTGTTCGACACGCTGGCGGAGACGGGCCGGCGTGAGTACCGCGCGCTGGTGTGGGAGGACCCGAAGTTCCTGGAGCTGTTCACCGCCGCCACGCCGGTGGAGGAAATCGCCTCGCTGCCCATCGGCTCGCGCCCCAGCAAGCGCAAGGCGGGGGGCCTGGAGACGCTGCGCGCCATTCCGTGGGTGTTCGCCTGGACGCAGAACCGGGCCATCATCCCGGGCTGGTATGGCGTGGGCTCGGCGCTGGAGGCGTACGGGAAGGAGGAGGGCGGGGCGGCGACGCTGAAGCGCATGTACCGCGAGTGGCCCTTCTTCCGCGCCGTCATCGACAACGTCACCATGGTGCTGGCGAAGTCGGACATGGCGATTGCCGGGCGCTACGCGAAGCTGGCCCCCGCGTCCACGCGGGCCCTGTGGCGGCGCATCCAGCAGGAGCACCGGCGCACGCGCAAGCAGGTGAAGCGCCTCACCGGGGAGTTGCGGCTGCTCGACAACAACCCGCAGCTCCAGCGCAGCATCTCCCTGCGCAACCCCTACGTGGATCCCATGTCCTTCCTCCAGGTGGAGCTGCTCAAGCGCAAGCGCGAGGGCCAGCCCGAGTGCGACCGGCCCCTGCTGCTCACGCTCAACGGCATCGCCGCCGGCATGCGGAACACGGGGTAG